AAGGGTCCTACACTAGCCTCACCTCCAGGACATCAATGTTCTCCTTCACTTGGATCTTGGCAGTCTTGAGCTTCTCCCTGAGTTGTCTGTAGTATGATGATGGAACACCCAAGAACTCCATGCCTCTCGCTTTCAAGTGGCGAATCTGTCTCAAGGAAGCGTCAGGGTCAGTCCCCTCTCTCCATGCACGACACCCTCAGCCAGGAGCAGGCAGAGTCCCTATCCTAGTTCCCCTTGCCGGCCAAGATGCATCCCCGTGACCTCATGCCTTTCCACACTGGAGCCCTGTGGGCCCGGGGAGAAGAACAGTAATCACTAACGTTTATGGAATTCTCCTTATGTGCCTGTCTCGAGCACTTTCCGTGTATTGCCTCATTATGTCCATGCCGTcattttttgaggcacctggacaaattattacccccatttcatAGCTGGCAAAACTGAGGCAGCGAGAGATTAAATATCTGCTCTCAACATAATAGAggggttttatttaaaaacacaagtcaAAGCACGTCCCTCCTCTGCTTACCCCACGGGGTCTTGTCTCAGAGTCACATCCCGAGCCCTCACCGTCTGTCCTCACTCCCACCTGCTGACCTCATCCCCTACCCCCTCATTGTTGCTCCTTCTGTTCCAGCCACATTTGATCTCCTTCAGCCTTCCTCTGCCTGGCCTGTCGCTTCTGCTTCGAGCACTTTTCCCAGATGTCCGCATGCTGCCCTCCTTCCAACTCTGTGTCCCCGGATGTCTCCTCAGCATGGCCTTTCCTGACCGTCCTCTGTAAATGTGCAGTGTCCTTCACCCTCCCTCTCCCATCGTCCTGCTTGGTTTCCCCCAGAGCACTCACACCATCTAACACATATACTTTCCCTGTTGGGTTTTCTGCCATCATTAGAGCAGAGACTATCGTCTTGTCGGCTCATGCATCCCAAGTACCTAAAAGGGTgctcagcacatagtaggtgccccATACCCAGCCTGGGTGAGTGAATGGAGTTGCCAAGGTCATGCAGTGACTTCTCCGTTAGGCCAGGATAGAATGGGACAGTCAGGCTCGTGTCCACTCTGATATATGGCCGCCTTAGGAATAGGCTGATTCCACAGACTCAGCACATTTAACGTGGCTCAGAGGACCTCATCAATCTTGTAGCCCAATATCCTCATTTTCAAGGTGAGTCAACTGAAGCCCAGATTGGGGGCTGAATCCCCCAGGGACACACAGCAAGTCACTTGCAGAACTAAGACTAGAATCCAGGTTTCCTCTTACTCTGGCACCTGCTACTTGTAAAGCCAGCAGTGTTTCTGACAGCAGAGAAAGGGAACTCTCTGGGGTGAGAGAGAATGTGCCTGCCCTTGAGTAACAGGAACTAGTAAGAGAGCCCGGTCGGCCATATGGGCTGGCAAGGGGGGCCCAGGATTGCCACTACCCgccccccactctcccctccatTTTGCAGAGATTGGCTCTGGAGCTAGATGAAAGGTGAATTAGGACCAGGAATGAGCTTCTCACTGCTGTGATGATGTCTTGGGTCTTGAGAGCGATGTGCTGGACCCCAGCGCCCCCATTGTAGTCCACATATTCCTGTGGGCGGGAAACCAGGCAAATACGGTCATTGGCTCCTGTTACCCAAGCTCTTCCCTGCTTTCTTCTTCCGCAGCCAGGGCCCCAGGGTCTAGGAAAGGCCCCACCTGGATCTGGGACTTCTTCTTCCCCGGGGCCGGCTCATTAATGGGCATCTTGATGGACTCCTCGTAATTGGCCACCACGATGGAGCGCAGGGAGCTGTATTCTGTGTGCACCTGCGTGTCATCCACGGACCAGAACCGGTGAAACTGCAGATTCTTCAGGTACCTGCGGGGTGGCCGTAAGGACACATGGGCTCTGCGTGCACAGCAGGGACTGGGTCCTTGCCCCGACTTCCGCCTTCCAGAATTTGTCTCCTGAGCAGGCTCCAAAAAGGAGCCACTGCTCACCTCACACACATGGTACACCAGGACCTCGATTCTGACTATTTTCCTTCAGGGGAACGTGAAGTGTCCCATGACAAGACCTGTGTGGTCTGGCACGGGTCCGACCAAGAGAAGTGCTTCGAGAAGGGAACCTGTTTCTGTTTTGCATGAGGCTGCTGTTGGGGTAGTGACAGACTTCCTCCAGATCTCCCTGGACTGTGACGTCCTGTGTGCCAAGCTTCCCCAAGAGTCCTCCGAGGGAGGACTTGTGGCTCCTTTTGAGCCTTCAAGCCTCTGGTCCTCTGGGAGCAGATGGCTTAGGGACATCAGGCGAAGCTCCCTCTCCCTTGGGCTCCATTTCCCACTCACGTGTCCTGAGCAGAGAACTGGGGAGTGGGCCTGTCTCCTTTGCAGCGAGGGGTTGGGCTAGGGACTCACCACTCAGAGGCAGACACCATCTCCTGGTCAGGCTGGTTTCCCACAATGTGGTCGATGATCTCGAGACTGCAGGTAGGcctggggggagggatgggggtggggaggaagccgTTAGGAGGTGAGGACAGGGTTAGTTCCtacacctccccttccccacagtGACAGCTCACTGTGACATAGCGCCTACTGGGGCACCTTGCAGGTGTCATGACTGGTGTGCTATTACTggccccattgtacagatggggaactgaggcagagaggaatAAAGTAACTACAGAGGTTAAATAGCTAGGAAATGACCGAGCCctagggtgcctggtggctcagttggttcagcggctgccttcagctcaggccgtgatctcagggtcctggggtcacctgcgcatcgggctccctgctcctcagggagtctgcttttccctgcttgtgcacacgctctctttcaaataaataaataaaatcttttttaaaaaatggcagagtGGGGTTTCGAGCCCAAGCAGTTGGTTCCAGAGCCTAGGTGCTTAGGAACCTGTGGTGCTGCCTCTTCAGGCTACCCTCAGGGACCCTCAGGCGTTCCCCAGCAGCCTCTCAGGGCAGCTCAGAGATGCTCAGTCTGCATGGAGGGTAAAGCATGGCTTtccgcccctcccctcaccccctgcctcaGGACTTTCTGCTCCCACCACCCCAGCCCGAGGGGCACTCACAGCTTGGAAAGTAGGGGGTCCACGGATACTGGGGCCTCGAATCCAGGCAAGAACCGGCCAGTGTAGTTCATCTTTTCCACCAGGGTGTGCGTGGTGTCCCCGTACTATGGGTGGAAAACAGCCCGGCTTGGCCCGAGACCCCATCCCTGCCAAGACTGCGCCCCATCTCGTGGTGCCCACACCACTCCAAGCGGGGTCTGACCCTAACtctctgtgtgatcttgggtaagtcacttctcctctctgAAATGAATTGCAATCTGTCATTTGTTTGGGACTTCTCTTTGGCAGTCCGCCTGCCCCACGGGACCAGAGTCCCTGCGCGGGCAGGGTCACTGTTTTCCTCCTCGCGGAGTCCTCAGCACCTAGAACTGCCCAGCTCGCTGGAGGCGCTCCATACAAAGGTACTGACTAAGTGAGAGTGATGAGGGCATTGGCTCAGATGACATCACAgggttctggggcacctggctggctccgctGGTAGAGTGTGAGACTCtgaatctcagggttgtgagttcaagccccacactagggagagattacttaaaacataaaatcttaaggggcacctgggtggctcagttggtgaagcatctggctcctgatttcagttcggtcatgacctcggggtcgtgggatcgagccccatgttaggctccatcCTCCTCAAGAGtttgcttaagatcctctctctgcctctccctctgcccctcccccctcaataaataaataaaatctttaagatctttttttttttttaaagggtttttttgatCATCTTGACAATCTTTAAGTTGTATTTAGCCTTGAGGAGGTGGGACCTATGATCATCTCTGTGTGGCAGTAACACAGACCTGGGAATCTTTGCTGGGGTGTGAGATCCCAGGCACCATTGTTCTAAGTTCTGGATGTGAATGATCTCATCTGAGCCTTGCAGTGACCATGGATGGGGTTATCGGTGAAGAATAGGGTTAAGTAGCATGCTGCGGGCCACACAGGTGGTCCAGCCACCGTCCTCACTCATTTCAGTGGAGTCCCAGAGAGGAGGAGTGCTTTGCCCAAAGTCCTACTGCTAGAGCTGGGTAGGGCTTCCCCAGACCCCACTTTCCCCGTCTTCAAAGCCCTTGTCCTCAGTTTACGTCCTTGGTGTATCGTTACCACCCGCCTCCCGacgccctccccaaccccccacccccatccacagAGGACGAAGGGAAGCACCAGGGGGGGACTGGTGGCTCCCATCACCTTCTGCAAACTGGCCAAGGCTTACGGGTAGTCAGACTTGAGGGAGAATGTCTGCTTCAAAGCACCAGGGTGGGTTGGCatgagggggcggggaggggtgtggggaatCCTGGCATCTCAGAGGAGCTGACAGCACGAGGGGTAGGGGCACCGAAGCGAACTCACCGTCTGCAACACGGCCAGTTTCACCTTCCCAAACTTATCTTGCTCTATCCAGGGCTCCCGCACAATTTTGGCACCTTGTTCCCGGGCTTTCTGCAGAGAagatggggcagggaggcaggaagcgCTGGACCCTCCCAGACCCCTGGCTAGCTGCTCCCCACCTCGGCCTGCCATAGGCTCCTCCAGCGTTCCCAGCCCCGGGCAGGAACCACAGCCAGCATCAGCTGTTGCCCTATGCCGTGTGCCCATTTggcagataggaaaactgaggcccaggcccAGAGTTGGGGTTATGAGAGACAAACCAGGTGGGGTGGGGCTGTGTCCCACCTCTGCTAACCCACTCTCCCCCATCTccaggcctcagcttccccatctgtaaaccaGGCGGTGGGAGgcgggagaggaagaatcagagCTGGGCCtgactgagcacctgctgtgcgTCAGACCCCCTGCAGGGCCTTCTGGGCATGGCTTCCACATTTATGTGCATGGCTGTGCCTATCACATGCCAGGCGTTGGTGAAGGTATTTACCAAACTCCTTCTCCCTCCTAGCAACATTACAGGAAAGGTACTGTTCCTGCCTCCATTCTGTAGGTGATGAGATCTataggcacagagaagttaagtcactTGCGCAAAGTCTAACAGTAATACGATTCAGACCTGGCAGTCAGCCTCTGGCTTCTATGCTCTGAACCTCTGAGCTGCTTCTTGAATACGGCGTTTGGTTCAGAGTCCTGCTCAAGAAGTGGTAATTACGGGCTTGTGTCCTCCGTGTCCAACTCAGTGACGTAGGCACTGtgcttgtccccattttacagatgtggaaactgaggctcagcgagAGGGCCTGCAGCTAGCGAGGGCCAGGGTATCCCCGGAACTCGGGCGTGCATCACACCAGTGTCTGGGCTTGTCGTTCCAACATGACGGGCCCTCCAGCCCGGACCCACGGAGGCccctgtggcaggcagagggcagcccAGGTGCGGGCTCACCTGCACGAGGTAGTCACAGTCTTCCACCTCAAACGCGATGTCCTTTACTCCGTCGCCGTGCTTTACCAGGTGGTCGCCCATCTCTGTGGCAGGTGGGGGAGGTCATGGCGCTGGAGTCATGGCTCCCTCACCTCGACGGTCAGCCTCTGGGCTCCATGTTCTTCTAGGCTGGGAACCCTTGCTGAACCAGACCCCCTTCCTATCCCTGAGCACCCCGCCCCTCATGATAGTGAGTCTTCACTCCCCGGCATGCTGAACCCCCTGGGCCTCCTCACCTTTGTTCCAGGGGTTGAGGGCGGAGGAGAAGACGAACACGATCTAAGGCACAGCGGAGGGAGGAGGTGTAGCCGGTGGGTCAGGCAcccctttcccccccccccccccccccccccgtgtgaGACACACCCGTGGGGCATTTGGATCAGATCACCCCTCCCAGCCAGGAAGGACTCCTTGACCCTGGGTTTCAgccccttctctgcctcagtttcccctctgagATAAGCTGTTGCTTGGGCCCCCCATGGGAGAAAGTGCCAGGACTCCCAGGGATGGGGGCACTAGTCAGACTTTCAGCTCTGATGTCTGAGGCCTCTGTCAACTTCTCCCAAACATCTGTGAGGCCAACATCGGGCCAGGCCGAGAAGGAGACGAAACTAAGATCCCTGTGGTCTGTTATACAAAGGTGCCAAAGGAGGGGCCGGTGGGAGCTCTCAGCTCCTGTTCCCTTAGCCTCGCCAGACATCCTGGGAGAGAACCAGGTGGGCCTGGGGAGAGGGCCTCCAGGTCTGCTTCACCCAGAGGCACCAGAGCCCTTAGGAGGCTCAGAGACCGGCGAGGGCAGAGAGGCTGGCCTGCTGGGTGAGTGGGGTCCTGCGGTGGGGACTCACCTTGCCTTGCTTGATGACATGGCTGACTACCTCCCGGGAACCCGTCTCCAGGCCCTTGTAGGCTAGTGGTTCAAAGCCCATCTTGTTGCAGTAGAATGACGCAGCCTGAATCACAGAGTTGCAAAGGGGTTCCtgagggccaggctgggggaccCCAACCCTCGCAAAACCTCCAGTCCCCATCAGCCTGCTGGCCCTGTTGCCCCAGGGGCAGAATACATCCTGGGATGAAAGGCGGCTCCCTGGCCCTTTCCAGTATCAGATAAGTTTCTTGGTGGGGTCCAAGGCCCTGATTGTGTAATTAGGATCTAAAGAGTCTCTGTGTATCTGGGATGGTCCCAACATTGGCCCTGACCCTCCCCACACAGGGACCAATCACAGGCCCAGGTGGGGACCCGCCCTTGTCCAGCAGGTCCTCTGGCCCGTCCTCTGCCTGCTCTAATACCTGGCCCCAGCTTTTACCTGCTTGGCATTGCCAACCCAGAAGGTCACCGAGTGGAAATGGAGGAATCGGCCTCTCTCAGGCTGCAGGagggggacagggggagaggcTCAGTCTCTGGAAGTGGGTCTAGAAAAGTGTGGATGGACAGGTGTCCCCTAACCACTTTCCTTGTCCCAGCCTTAATTCCAAAACTGAGAAGCCAAACACCCTGCGGCCTTGCCAAGCCCCTAAAAAGGGTTCTCATGGAGAAACCGAGCTCCTGGGTGTTGGAGATCGGAAAGCCCCCTCCGGGAGGCCTGCCCAGATTTCACCAGAGGGGGAGCTGCTGTGTGCTACAGCAACACGGATTTAAGTTAGACCTTTGAAAGAACTTCTAGGGCCACCTGGCtcgctcagtcagtagagcatgcgactcttgatcttggggttgtgagttttgAGTCCCACATAGTGGGTAGagattacacattaaaaaaaacaatctagAAAGAACTCCCAGACAGGATTGAGAGATTAGCACGAATTTAAGAAGAGGTAATTTTTTCTTCGGAGAGCCGGGTTGGGTCCAGCTCAGTCTTGGGGGGATGGGAAGGCGAGAGATTAGGGCGAGCATCTTGGGGTATCACGTACCCACTGAGGTTCCTTTTCTGCTCTTTACTGACATCCCAGTTTCCCAGGGCCCGGACCCCACACTTCCCCTACTGCTTACCTTCTTCCCTTTGTCGCTGTAAGTTgtctaaggagaaagaaaaggacagtgAGACTTGGAAGCTCAGACATAAGGCGCTTCTAGAAGTCTCACTGTAGATCATCACGGGGGAGGCTGCTGTGCCCCAGGGCAGGCCCTTACCATGGTTGATCTAGGTGACGCTTCCTGCTCCGAGATTGGGACAAGAGGCCAGTGGAGCGCTGGACAGAGTATTTAAGACGGAGGAGATCCCGCCCCTGGCTTCCTGGCCTTCCTAGGAATGGGCTGGATCTGCACGAACCCTGGAAACTCCCAGGCTTGGGAGCCTCTGATCTGGCTGCGGCCTCAGTGGACAGGGTGATGTCGTcaggcccagagaaggggagTGACTCCTCAGGGCCACTGGCCAGTGGGACAGAGCCAAGGCAGAGAGCCAAGGACGCACTCCAGGACCCCGGGTGGGGACTATGACCTCTGCCCTGCAGAATCCAAAGTTCAGAAGTCAAGGCCAGATGGAGT
This DNA window, taken from Mustela erminea isolate mMusErm1 chromosome 13, mMusErm1.Pri, whole genome shotgun sequence, encodes the following:
- the HPD gene encoding 4-hydroxyphenylpyruvate dioxygenase — protein: MTTYSDKGKKPERGRFLHFHSVTFWVGNAKQAASFYCNKMGFEPLAYKGLETGSREVVSHVIKQGKIVFVFSSALNPWNKEMGDHLVKHGDGVKDIAFEVEDCDYLVQKAREQGAKIVREPWIEQDKFGKVKLAVLQTYGDTTHTLVEKMNYTGRFLPGFEAPVSVDPLLSKLPTCSLEIIDHIVGNQPDQEMVSASEWYLKNLQFHRFWSVDDTQVHTEYSSLRSIVVANYEESIKMPINEPAPGKKKSQIQEYVDYNGGAGVQHIALKTQDIITAIRHLKARGMEFLGVPSSYYRQLREKLKTAKIQVKENIDVLEELKILVDYDEKGYLLQIFTKPMQDRPTLFLEVIQRHNHQGFGAGNFNALFKAFEEEQDLRGNLTNLETNSSLRGM